In Trichoplusia ni isolate ovarian cell line Hi5 chromosome 17, tn1, whole genome shotgun sequence, the DNA window attgATACGATCAGTCTGAACaagtataaagttttaaaataactttggttTGATATATTAGATTAAAAGTACGTAAAACCTTATCAAAAATGGCGTTCTATAagttatttgtgtgtttgtcgTGTTAATGGCTAACTGTACTATGCAACTACTGTTTACTACTGCTTGAATTTACCTAATAAACTACAATGAATGTGACGATACAAATGATGCAACTTTACAAGCTTCCTTATCattgtttacttaattattgATTAATCCATTAGTACCTCATTCATACTTTAGCTTGTAGTAACCCTTTGTCTTAGTTATACGCCTTTATCCAAGGAGTTATTTGTAAACTATCATTGTGGTGTTGAAAGcaatattagaattaattattcgAAGTTTTATAATACTCGACTAcccatccctactaatattataaatgcgaaagtaactctgtctgtctgtctgttacgttttaacgtctaaaccactgaactgattttattgaaatttggtacagacagagttgaccttgagaaagaagaTAGGATATTTttcatcccggacttttgaagagttcttttgggaatgcgatataaccgacctcgacgcgggcgaaaagctagttgatgatatttatttatcacatttttattCTTGCTTCCATTTATGGCTTTGTTTAGAATACTTTagaaactacataatattaaattaatgcaGGTCTACTTACCGGTGGTAAACTTTATTGCTCGTGTGTATGATTATGCTCTgcgattataattatcttgtaAATTTATCTTGACTTCTGTCGAACCACGTGTAATGTTGTCtaatttatcataataagtATTAGTAGTGGTACCTACTAGTTGTTATGTTTCGGTTTGTAAAGGGGACAgttttaagaaacatttatcataattattattgatatctGCAAAACAGATAGCTGAATATGTATTAcattaagattataattttcttatgtAACAGGTTCTTAATTCTTAATCTAAATAACCTTTAGGTCCTTATGACTATCGGCCGAACTATTTGCAATGCAATCTTGCCGCTTCATAAAATGGAGTACAACAATATGTAGGATACCAAGTTAAGTTTGTACTTCTCCTACTTAAGCAAgtgtttgtgtaataaaaaatatatcaattgtAAAATcctttattaaagtaataaataaaattgcaaaagagTGTTTTCGCAGCAATTACTTGAGCAGGACTGTTGTCGCGCGGACTCGTCCGCCTTCGATCTAAGCAACCGGCACTCCACATTGCACAACACTTAAAGCATCGTAATACCAGaacatgatataaaataatacttaaatattatcgTGAGGGCTCGGCGGTAAGAGACTGTGCACATTTCACTAATTGGCTAATGCAACGCCACTAGACATTACCTTGAACAAttacacacacaaacatttctatTATCTCAGTATTACCAACTGCCAAATGTCCTGCTTGGTGCAGATCTACTGTTAGATGCCTCAGTGTGCACAGTCTCCTACCATTACAGGAaatttgtataaacaaatacttCAGTAAATGCAAGGTGCATAACAACAATTTAACTTCAATTTGTTCACATTGTTCGCATTCatcaaaaatagtttaacaaGTTTGTATAAAAGGTTCATGTGGAAGAAAGGTTTAGAATACTTGAGCACAGGGCGTAGAAGAGAAAACTGAAATGCTATTAGTAAACCTACACTGGATATCTAACAAAGGTATGGTAACATTAttcattgttttcatttagcttctaatgataaaaatatatttacaaaaatccgTTAACCTTTAATACACCTAGTTACACATGATACCATAActatgtttactttaaaataattaaaaatatatacataatacaaaatGCCCATCTCACTTTCGCCTATCAAGAATATACCAATATGTATTGTGACAAAAATAATCTAACCGATTGTTGtcataatttattgattgcATTACAAACCCTAGCTTCAGTTCAAAACaaggaaaaacaatataaaatcgCCAAAACGCGACTAGATTTCACAATAACCGAGACATTAATTTTCAACAGTTCATAgaatattatcaattaattatattttgtacttaaaaaaaattacaaggcATTTAGAAGATCTAAGCAAGATCCAAAATAGTGACTTTGTGCATCAACAAACTTTATAGAAGCAATAAAAGTTAACATCTAAACTCTTGTAGAAATATAGTCTGAAACATTATTCAACGAACATGGAGCGGGCACTCGCACTCACATCGGCGTCGTCACACAGTCTCGTAGTGTATAAACATCAGTCTCAGGTCTGCGGCGGATGGACACTATCGTGGAAGGTTCGAGATGGTCTGTACATAGCGCAGTGGCACTAGCGGGCACTATGACACGGGCCGCCGGCGCACGAAGGCGTCCGCACCCGACGACGCGTACGAGTTCGGCACCTCCGAGCCCACTTCCTGCTTGTACCCGTTCTTGCCGTTCAGCGAACTGCTGCTGTCGTCCATGACAGTCTGTAAACAGGGTTTCATATTatcataaacaaatacatacaaactccAAGTCTGAGGTACATAGTCCATGTATGCTAATACTCAGGTGCTCATGCGTTGACGCACGTGTCGAGGATGGCATTGCCATGATCACGCCGTGACCTGAAGTGCTCAACAAATATTCTTGATGATATAATTGTGTTTGCACTTGGGTTACTTATTTACTTGTGAGTGTAACACTGTACAAGCACATCTACGTTTTCCAAGAaaatccaaaatataaaaatgattcaaATGTAGTAGTCAgaatatttgtaagtatttggCATGAAGGCGATCTCCAAGAACTCCAagaaatgcaataaatttaCACAGATCATACAATTCTTTGAATCTTAAACGGTTTCCCGATAAATTAGAGGAAAATCatctaaatattattgaattttgttaagGCGTAGCATCATGGTCACTAGTCGCTCATTTATAAATTTCCTGCGTCTCGAAAAAGCGACAAAATATGATCGCAGGAAAGGTAGCGataaagctgaaaatgttgagattgtcgctgcaaacgagcgacgatCGACTCCATGAAGCAGCGACTTTTCGAGtagcgggaaatttaaaaatggtgtCACGTGATCGGTTTTGTCGCtgtaaacgagcgacgagcgaatGCTTGCGGCTACGCCTTTAAGGTAAAATGATGTCTTGAAAACCTCTATGctctaaaaataatatccatGATTTCCTCGATTACCAAGTATATGCTATTTTcaccttaattaattaaaaacatggataCCTTCTGTGTACCTAAGAGTTTAAACGTTTGTGTCCTTTACAGTACGGAAGTGGGCAGAATAATAAGTGTATATAAACGTATTGTTTGTATTTCCTCTTAACATCAGGCTGAGATATTGCGTGTCTGTACTCACCATACAAAGTCCATTATTTCTGGATTTCCTGTCCTTCCTGGTGTACCTCGCCTTGTAGAAGTCGCTGAAGAGGAAGAGGAATAGGAAGCCATGCATGGCGATCCAGTAGACGAAGACACGAGGGTACTGGCACGACGGCCTGAACAACACCTGCAGCTGGTGGCTGAAGATCATCACGAACTGTACCTGTGGACATTCAAATGATAAATCCATTAGTACTCTTTGTGCGCAGGTttagaatgtttgttttaaaacaaaaatacagctTGATGTTGATATCATTGTTCCGCCCTTTCTTTTCAAAGACAAAGCACTTCATAAGGGGCTAATGCTGGGAATATAGGGGGAATTAGGTGCTAAGTAAATTCTGAAGAAAAATATCGTGGTTGTATAAGTAAAATAGGACTTTAAGGATCAGGCATCTACGATTCTGACAATCAcgttgaattttgtatttatttatgcattaaAATTgcgtatattttaaaatgtataaaatatacgCAATATTAACATGATATCTTACACATTACACTTGAGCTGACGCAGTcagataaaaacattaattggcattaaaattaaaatattatttcaagctTCAGAGCTTATTTGTGTTAGTTTGGATGTGTAATCATTTATATTCATTatgatattcttattttttttccgaTTGTCTTTAACACAATATCATACTTATGTtacttaaatcaaataataatttcgactGTGTTGATAAAAGATCCGTGAACCCagcatattttataaagaaaacaaatcggtataaaatgtaacaatttataGAGGATACTTTGTATATACTAGCACTATATCAGTTCATCATAAAAGGTATGTAAATTAACCTGTTACATGTAAATGTATGTATACTATTCAAAGAAGATGAGAATAttccaataattaaaaattattagaaTGCGCAAACAAATGCGTTTTATGACTTGTATTTTGTGTCTAATTGGTAACTATTGACAGCTTATATATTAGTGCCAAATTTCAAACTCGATACTTTTACTGGGACTGGTATAGCGTTAATAAATAAGTGTCGGTTCCACTTACCATCTGGAAGGCGGTGAGGTACTTCTTCCACCAGATGTACTTCTGGTATTTAGGACCCATCGCAGCCACCATGTAGTAGAAGTACATCACGATGTGGACGAACGTGTTCAGAAGAGCAAAGAACGTGCTGTGAccacctattaaaaaaaaacaacagcatcataagcaaaaatatataataaactataGAAAAGTCAAGTGCTATGTTTACTTCATCCTTATTTGCACTAGATACTTGAAAATGACGACAAAAAATGAAAGATATAAATGTACAGTTCGCAAGTATCTCACTGCGCAGTTTAAAGATgacatcaaaaaacaaataataaaaatctcagTACGTCAAGttcaataatatacataattggATAAGTAAACTGAAGACGGATTCAAGTAACCTCCGTATTGAAGCTAAAATGTATACGGTTGTATTTGCTTATTCAATCATCAAAAGACGAGAGGCACGTAGGTGACCTTTCCTTGTCATCCACGACTACAtactaatttaagtttttttaattattgtatgtttgcCTATTAATTCGACaaacttaagtaaaataattaagattgaGCGTAAAGAATCTTAACATGCTAGGTGATAAGTGCCTAAACAAAGGTCTTTTTAATTAGTAACCGCGGTATTTCGAGATCCGCAGtatcatttgaataaataacttagttGTTGTTCATGCAATTAAATTTACAACTAATTTGACATAACGGATGTGACACTATTTACAGAATAGCAATTTCTAATACATTGTTACTATCTACAATAGAACTTTACAATAACATATCAATTAAGTAATTTCGAGGTGAACTCGTTAACATCTGTGACTAAGCGCTAAGACATAGTTgagacataattataattaattatttctgcgCCGCCTGACGTACATTTGTACGTGTATTTTTTGTGGTGAAAGCATAAAACGCCTTGAACTAGATATACTGGATGTTGTAAGAAAACTTCTTTTTAACACACGAAGTTGGCGTCGTACTTAGTAGAGGTATATTTGCGGCCAATGTTTAATGTTGAGCttctaaaaaaatgaaaaccatCATCGCGTGATCATGGCACCTTCGTAATGTGCTAGGAATTTCTCTAGGTCATTGCCAAGATAGGCtttctttttcgttttatcCGGAAGCAGTTAAACATGTACAATTATGTGTTTATTGATACTAACGAGGTCTAAATATGTAAATGATtgctatttacattatttagtgGGTTACAAACCTTCGAGATATTTGGAGGTCGTTACGATAAtacaatgattttatttagaagGATATCActtaaatttatgataattcttAAATCAAAGATCTCTATATTGAGAAATTGGTGTCACGTACGTGAATACGGAATTAACATGAAGGATGTTTGTTTTTGGAACGTAAATAAAATCAGATAATATTGATTCTGTTTATGTCccaaaaataaggaaattatttatacttaatcaATTGCCCACTAAGTCTAACGTTTGGTAGCCAATTAATTAATCGAATGTTTTGCTCTAGACAGTCACAAGGTTAAAAGCTTGACTTTTTGAGCAAAGAATAATACGAATTTGAAAAATGCAAAAGCAATTATACAAAAACGTAGACGGTATTATTACCAAGGAATAACtaagtaaaataatgttaataataaaaaatattcctaaattataatttgaatgatGGGTGCCCTGGGTACTGTAAACCTTAACCACTATATTAAATACAACAGGACTCTCGATTAAATAAATCCGTACTGTGCATTTACGATGAAAAGACACGTTCGAGTTGTTCATATAACTTTTAGTTGAATTGCTACCAAGTGCGTGTCTGGAATGCGTTGCTCAGATATCTAGTAATAGCTGTCCAACACGCACTAATATAATTTTCGTGTCTCTTAGGTATTGGTTGgaatttcaatagtttttactAACAGGAAAAAggttaattcaatattttgctCTATCTTAAATCAAAATTGCAGTTATGTatccaaattttaattttacagattCTTCAACGATAATTTCATTCCTGCTACGTCATTGACCCTACCTTATAAcgtcataaaatttaatgactACTTTACAAACATGTAATGCTAAGCGCCTGcataacaattattaatttataatcagaaaatgtttgaatatgtAAGACCTTATTAACTATTtgatattattgtaaaacactgttttaTTCAGACTTGCTTgataacattcaaataaataaaagacaaccTATTCTAATCACGGGACTTCTTTATGGCATTATACGAACCTGTGATAACGTTAGCTTGTAATATGACCGAAGATCTTATCAAACGCATTGGAAATTGCTTTCATGCTCGACAATGAGTTTAACTACCAACCAGTCTACtcgatttttacatttttatagaatttactCGATTGACAAGCTAAGGCTATGATTTGTGTAAGAGTGCATTGCCTTAATAAGAATAACTTTCTGctttctttatttaatgtttttaatagtatttgaaACCTActtaaacaaaatcttttcaCAGAAATTTGAGCTTGACTTTGCCTGGTTTACTGAACTATAAAGTATGAACGTCTTGATTCCCGTGTCCTTACCTGGCGCAAACTTGAGCCCGAACCACACGGACATGGGCATGATGCCGTGGTGTATCACATGCAGCGTGGACACGTGCTCGTTTTTCTTCCGCAACACGAAGAAAAGCGTGTCCACGAACTCCGTAAACTTGCTAAAGTAGTACCACCAGCATGTATTCGCCAtctgaacaacaaaaaaaatcatattatgaaaattacattCCGTTTTGGGAATACGATAAATACACTTCGAATGATAAAGCTCATATGGTTAGTGTtctaattttgatattttttttatatttagaggAATTTGCAAATTTTGGATTTGCTTTCTTGGCAGGAAAGGCTTAAAGAGTGGTTTTGCCTCGCATAGCTATTACGCATATTATTACACATTTGACTTAATACATATTACACAAATATGTATGCTAACGTAAGCTGAGTTGTTAGTTGCATATCATACGTAATATTTAAGCCATACAAATGTTCAATTCACTTAGGCGTCAATGATTAGAATTGTAGATCAGATATAATTAACTGGTAACAACTAATgacttgtttttataatacatattacttaaattaacatttatttaattgataaatcaATTAACTGAAACATTTACCGTTTTGACCTTCGGTGAAACATTAAAGggtatttatattcaaattcttAAGTGCAAATACATACGTTAACCACTTGAGTaccttataaataattaaaggtttaatgtaaattatttataagctGAAATAAGAGATTCATAATTACGATCGAAATGTtagttatatttcttttaatgagtataaacataaaaatatatgcctattacagtgtatttttattacaaaaacactgaaaatgttttaacatttcttatttttgcatttttttttgtcgaaaaTTCCCACCATTTATAGTGTAATTTTAACTTGTAACTAATTCTTTTAATCactattgtatttatgtataattattatctctTAATTagagttttaatttgtaaataatataaaatcaagtcATAAAACGATGTTTACAGATTTACGACTTCAATTATTTCCTTACTCCTTAGCTATTCTATTCATGTACATTATGGCAAATATCGTATATATTTCCTAGTTTTCGTGTTTAAGCAATATTAGGGAATCACTAATGAAGGCGTCCTTCTTACGACGTTAGTGTGATGTCAACATGTTCCTAAAACTGTTGTtgacttattattatttgtatattcacTGTGTCTAATTAATTAGAGGGTCAAAGGCGGAAACTTTTTGACCTTCGTTGTAGTTTTTCGAATACCTATGTGAAtagatttgtttaatttgagcaattttaaataattaatacatttcaaGTTTTCTTGCTGTTAATCTACATATGTTTCATTTACCGTGTcgcattttttattgaataaaaatccTTTTGTACCATTGTGGTCTTTTAAGTGTCTAGTTAAGGAGCATTGTAATATCTTTAACACTGCTTGATAAATCAAGTTTCTTAAAAGCGTTGAATCTGTATGAATATATACCTTGGATAGCGTTTTTTTATAACGCATTCTGAACGCGAAGCTAAAATGGGCCTATATGCCTCGGTTGTTAGTAGTCACTCAAATGACTGTAATTGTGCAATAACTTTATACTAATTAAACTTTGCAACTGAGCACACATACAATACGTCATGTCATTGATTTCGAACACTCGTCTTACGCGAATGGCACTTGAAAAAGCTCGAATTCTGGCtattaggtaggtaggtactctTTATCATTCttgagtttttgtttgaatttacgcttcgtaaaaatatgttaatatttagtATTCTTACCCTCATCGCCATCGGGCTCCGGGAGTGGTCGACCAGTTGACACGTAAAGTTATATTGACCCCACCAGCCGCTCATCAAATACTGCgaagaacaaaatattacattttaacattCACCCCATCGATTAATTTTCTAAACACATGAAGTATCATAATTCTTTTTAGGTTATGGCTGCGTAGTTTACAATTGATGGCTAGTTTGAACATTTCTGATAGACCAATTACTTGGAATCTACGTATTCAGAAACAAACTAAGTATTTCTAACTTGCGTGCCAgtgttatttttagttaatcaCGGCAATCCCTGGTTCATTGGCCGCCTGTGCGTGCTTTACCCTTGCACGAGGTTTCTGAAAGACTGATCAATTTAATCTGTTGCCAAATCTACTGATGGTGACGGTGATATGGCAGACTACAACAACTACAAAGAAATCAGAGTTTAATATTTGATAGCTGATTACACATTTTTGGATTGAAATTTATAAGGCTTTCAGAAACCGGGGACTTTATTTGATATTAGTCATAGTCCTCACCTCATAGAATATCCAGGCACTGAATATGGTCTGTGCGAGGTTATAGACGACTAGCACGCTTCGTAGCTCGAAGGGTTTGCGGTTGGACATGAGCCGCGGGCCCAGCACCCGCGCGCAGTACGCGTAGCACACGCACGCGGCCAGCGTGGGCCACGGCGACGACATCATGGGCCAGTCTTTTACCCGGGGATCTAGAAAAATACACTAACTCATTAATAGCTGACAAAAACAAAGGCAAAATTATGTGCATATTTATGGTTTATTCCAGAACAAAAATAGCTTTCCCACTTTCATTACTAGCACGGGCATTTT includes these proteins:
- the LOC113502299 gene encoding elongation of very long chain fatty acids protein AAEL008004-like; this translates as MATLYSWYRDLMDNRSDPRVKDWPMMSSPWPTLAACVCYAYCARVLGPRLMSNRKPFELRSVLVVYNLAQTIFSAWIFYEYLMSGWWGQYNFTCQLVDHSRSPMAMRMANTCWWYYFSKFTEFVDTLFFVLRKKNEHVSTLHVIHHGIMPMSVWFGLKFAPGGHSTFFALLNTFVHIVMYFYYMVAAMGPKYQKYIWWKKYLTAFQMVQFVMIFSHQLQVLFRPSCQYPRVFVYWIAMHGFLFLFLFSDFYKARYTRKDRKSRNNGLCMTVMDDSSSSLNGKNGYKQEVGSEVPNSYASSGADAFVRRRPVS